A region from the Methanocaldococcus sp. genome encodes:
- a CDS encoding iron ABC transporter permease has protein sequence MRKIFIILILILLTFSLFVYGIFKGGNAKSISIEDVKNFLLYGTTGNKFKDMLIWDVRIPPLITAIIVGGVLAVSGLKLQTLFRNILASPYTTGISSGAVLGVAIAIFLRFPFTSLNFILNISKPNYVIGGWIGAALALVVLLLLASKVRDVTGVLVCALLFSYFYYGIESYLITFAENMQIQEFWMLLQGSFTGVGWNDIKLMAICSIIFLISSYLLSKFLNALLFGESYAKSFGLNIKRVRILILLLSGFIVGSIIPFVGLIPFIGIASPYIARIIMRTSDHRWTIPASMLVGMCLSLLCYLVSIKIFAPQIVPVTSILDLLGGALVVYLIYSSEKKYRL, from the coding sequence TTTATTATTCTGATATTAATATTACTTACTTTTTCTTTATTTGTATATGGAATTTTTAAAGGAGGAAATGCAAAATCTATAAGTATTGAAGATGTAAAGAATTTTCTACTATATGGAACTACTGGAAATAAGTTTAAAGATATGTTAATATGGGATGTTAGAATACCTCCGCTAATAACTGCCATAATAGTAGGTGGAGTTTTAGCGGTTTCAGGATTAAAACTACAAACATTATTTAGAAATATTTTAGCATCTCCATATACAACAGGAATATCGAGTGGTGCAGTACTTGGAGTTGCTATTGCTATATTTCTTAGATTTCCATTTACTTCTTTAAATTTTATTTTAAATATTTCTAAACCTAACTATGTAATTGGTGGTTGGATAGGTGCAGCTTTGGCATTGGTTGTTTTATTATTACTTGCTTCAAAAGTTAGAGATGTTACTGGTGTATTGGTTTGTGCATTACTATTTTCATACTTCTACTATGGAATTGAAAGTTATCTTATAACTTTTGCTGAAAATATGCAAATTCAAGAATTTTGGATGCTTTTACAGGGAAGTTTTACTGGTGTTGGATGGAATGACATAAAATTAATGGCTATATGTTCAATAATTTTCTTAATTTCATCATATTTATTATCAAAGTTCTTAAATGCCTTACTTTTTGGAGAATCTTATGCAAAAAGTTTTGGTTTAAATATTAAAAGGGTTAGAATATTAATTCTATTACTTTCTGGATTTATTGTAGGATCTATAATTCCATTTGTAGGTTTAATTCCATTTATTGGTATTGCCTCTCCATATATAGCCAGAATTATTATGAGAACATCTGATCATAGATGGACAATTCCTGCATCAATGCTTGTAGGAATGTGTCTCTCATTACTGTGTTATTTGGTGTCTATAAAGATATTTGCTCCACAGATAGTTCCTGTAACATCAATTTTAGATTTATTAGGTGGAGCATTAGTTGTTTATTTAATATATAGTTCAGAGAAAAAATATAGATTGTAA